A stretch of the Streptomyces sp. NBC_00078 genome encodes the following:
- a CDS encoding GH92 family glycosyl hydrolase: MRLHPVAAALASAALLAPAAQAASSTPSPAESSRAAADPAGYVNPFVGTAPGGTDFGHGGGAGNTFPGASAALGGVQWSPDTVTHQHGGYAYKDNRIRGFSLTHISGAGCSDYGNVPFMPLTGRPDADPAARFATFSHANEQASPGSYGVTFDNGIRTRISVTQRSGIARFTYPSSAAQPAGLTVDAGRAFNKASGRITVGSRTLSGYTDSGGFCRSSNRYRLYFHVVFDHPFAHTEALDGKTSGAYVSFAPGIRTVTARVGVSFVDVAAARRNAVVEQGGGSYDVVRRAARNRWNEWLGRIAVRGGTEVQRRVFYTALYHALLHPSVFSDTDGRYRGMDGRVHRTRPGHVQYANYSGWDVYRSQVQLLALLAPREASDVARSILEQGRQAGYFDRWTLANGGTGVMVGDPLPAIAAAIHAFGGTDFDAEALLRTAVAGRQDDRQRPGHQQYDSLGYVPAGAKGVWGSASTTLEYAVADAALAHLAGRLGESDTQAALTRAAGNWRHLFNPASGYLQPRAADGTWPPFTPAQRGDYVEGNAAQYTWMVPHDLPALFAAMGGDAEVTSRLDTFFTQLNAGAEKPYAYLGNEPSFNVPWAYDYVGRPDRTRATVRRALVALFADRPDGLVGNDDLGAMSSWAVWACLGMYPQIPGSPQLALASPLFPAATVRRGNGVTLTVLAPGASAENTRVRSLRLDGHPVSTSFLPDDFTTRSGVLRYRLASP, translated from the coding sequence TTGCGCCTGCACCCTGTCGCGGCTGCCCTGGCCTCGGCCGCCCTGCTGGCCCCAGCGGCCCAGGCTGCGTCCTCCACTCCGTCCCCGGCCGAGTCCTCACGGGCCGCGGCGGATCCGGCCGGCTACGTCAACCCGTTCGTCGGCACAGCGCCGGGCGGCACGGACTTCGGGCACGGCGGAGGGGCCGGGAACACCTTCCCCGGTGCCTCGGCGGCGCTGGGCGGGGTCCAGTGGAGCCCCGACACGGTCACGCACCAGCACGGCGGATACGCGTACAAGGACAACCGGATCCGGGGCTTCAGCCTCACTCACATCTCCGGCGCCGGCTGCAGCGACTACGGCAATGTGCCGTTCATGCCGCTCACCGGCCGCCCGGACGCGGACCCAGCCGCTCGCTTCGCCACCTTCTCCCACGCCAACGAACAGGCGTCGCCGGGCAGTTACGGTGTCACGTTCGACAACGGCATCCGTACGCGGATCTCGGTCACCCAGCGCTCCGGCATCGCCCGCTTCACCTATCCCTCAAGCGCCGCGCAGCCGGCCGGGCTGACCGTTGATGCGGGCCGGGCGTTCAACAAGGCATCCGGAAGGATCACCGTCGGCTCGCGCACCCTGTCCGGATACACCGACAGTGGCGGCTTCTGCCGCTCCTCGAACCGCTATCGGCTCTACTTCCACGTCGTCTTCGACCACCCCTTCGCCCATACCGAGGCCCTGGACGGGAAGACGTCCGGCGCGTATGTCTCCTTCGCGCCCGGAATCCGTACGGTGACCGCCCGGGTGGGCGTGTCGTTCGTCGACGTCGCCGCTGCCCGCCGCAACGCCGTCGTGGAGCAGGGCGGTGGCTCGTACGACGTCGTCCGGCGTGCCGCGCGCAACCGGTGGAACGAGTGGCTCGGCAGGATCGCCGTCCGCGGCGGCACCGAGGTCCAGCGCCGGGTGTTCTACACCGCGCTCTACCATGCGCTGCTGCACCCGAGCGTCTTCAGCGACACCGACGGCCGCTACCGGGGGATGGACGGCCGGGTCCACCGCACCCGGCCCGGGCACGTGCAGTACGCGAACTATTCCGGCTGGGACGTCTACCGTTCGCAGGTCCAGCTACTGGCGCTCCTCGCGCCGCGCGAGGCGTCCGACGTCGCCCGGTCGATCCTCGAACAGGGCCGCCAGGCCGGGTACTTCGACCGGTGGACGCTGGCGAACGGCGGTACCGGCGTCATGGTCGGCGATCCGCTGCCTGCCATCGCCGCCGCGATCCACGCCTTCGGCGGCACGGACTTCGACGCCGAGGCGCTGCTGCGCACGGCCGTGGCGGGCCGGCAGGACGACCGGCAGCGACCGGGGCACCAGCAGTACGACAGCCTGGGTTACGTCCCGGCCGGGGCCAAGGGCGTCTGGGGCAGCGCGTCCACCACGCTGGAGTACGCCGTGGCCGACGCCGCACTCGCCCATCTCGCCGGGCGCCTCGGCGAATCGGACACCCAGGCCGCCCTCACGCGCGCCGCCGGCAACTGGCGCCATCTGTTCAACCCGGCGAGCGGCTATCTGCAACCCCGCGCGGCCGACGGTACCTGGCCGCCGTTCACGCCCGCCCAGCGCGGGGACTACGTCGAGGGCAACGCGGCGCAGTACACGTGGATGGTCCCGCACGACCTGCCCGCCCTGTTCGCCGCGATGGGCGGTGACGCCGAGGTCACGTCGCGTCTGGACACCTTCTTCACGCAGCTCAACGCGGGGGCCGAGAAGCCGTACGCCTATCTCGGCAACGAGCCCTCCTTCAACGTCCCTTGGGCCTACGACTACGTGGGCCGCCCCGACCGCACCCGGGCGACCGTGCGGCGTGCCCTGGTCGCCCTGTTCGCCGACCGGCCCGACGGTCTCGTGGGCAACGACGACCTGGGAGCGATGTCGTCCTGGGCCGTCTGGGCCTGCCTCGGCATGTACCCGCAGATCCCGGGAAGCCCCCAACTCGCCCTGGCCAGCCCCCTTTTCCCCGCCGCCACGGTGCGTCGCGGCAACGGGGTCACCCTGACCGTCCTGGCGCCCGGCGCGTCGGCGGAGAACACCCGCGTGCGATCGCTGAGGCTCGACGGACACCCCGTCAGCACCTCTTTCCTTCCCGACGACTTCACGACCAGGAGCGGTGTGCTGCGCTACCGGCTGGCCTCTCCCTGA